The DNA region GTTGCGATTAAAAGCACAGTAAGATACGCGTCCCGGTAGCCGTCCCTAGACTTAGCGATATCTCTTATTATCCTATCGTAAAGCGGCGGTAGACCTAACGGTATCTTATCGATATAGCGAGCAGCATCATCGGCTAAGACGCTATAGATAGATCGCAAGATTAAATTAACCTATAAAAAGGTACCCTCAGCCTTCTCGAGTAGTTTTTGCTGGACATTATCTTGCTGAGTAGGGTCGGATCTAAGCGACGGGAGTTAGTCTACTTTGTGCTCGATGTAGGCTTTGATTGCCTAAGATACGGCTTTCGAGTTTACTTCAAGACTTAACTTTGCACCTGGATTCTCTAGCGCGGGACCCTCGTTAATGTCGACTCTATTGCGGCTTGTTACGATCCACTTTAGGCGGTTTTGTTGGAGGACAGTGtctctaattaggccgagGAGGTTCGGCAGGCCGTCTTCGCATTCATTAAGAGCGTTAATAGCTAAGTAAACGGTTTCCGACCGCGAGTGCTGGATTATTTACCTAAATACGTTTGATAGTACGTCGAAGGCATTAATGTTTTTAGTAACGTTAAAGATTTCCTTGCCTATTCGGTCGTAGTCGGTCTTAAGGTATAAAACGAGATTAACGTCCTGGATCAGTAAGAGGTATATAAGCCCTTTCAGGACGGCGACTACATTATTTAAACGGTCGTTAGTATTCTAATAAAAGAAGAACGATAATAACGAGCTAGTAGCGGTGTGGTCGGGTTTGGTTCGGGATTGAAGTTGCTTAATGATTGTGGCCAACAGCATTGTCTTCCCCTTACCGGCACCGCCCTTAATCCAGAGTAGCTTGGTTTCACCGTCTCGCCACTTCTGGTAATTGGGGTAGGAGAGGATCCAGCGGGACGAATCTTTATATAGAGGCCCCTTCGTTCTTTTAATACGTAGCTTATCGATAGTGGGATCGGTCTACCTTAGGTCTTTAAGTAGGGAGTTTCGTTCGGTTTCGCAGGTAGCGGATAAGTGAATGCTTATTCGATATTAGAGATTTCCTCAGCAATCGGTCCTGGAGAGATACCTTATAGTAACGATGTCGGGATTACTAACACTTCTTCTATTGCCTTCCGTATTACCGCCGCGACACTGGTCTCTGTGGGCAGTTCCGCTACGCGATTGCTGGTCAAAAGTTGGATATCTTCCAGTATGCCCTTCATGAGCGTCTCCACTGTGTCTCCTTTACCCAAGGTACGGACCGCATGCACGTATCGCTCCATTCTCGAAGCATCAGCCTGTAGCACAACACTCTTAAATATTTTGTCTAGTTATGTTGCCCTATTCTCGCAGCGCTCTAAGACAGGCTTTATTGCCTTGCAATATTCTTCGTCGGGGTTGGTATTATTGAGGTTTCTGGAGACAGTCTGGAGGGTTTTGCGGACAAGAGGGAGCCGTGTCACAATATCGCGGAAGGCTTCTGGGAGGCCTAAGGCATCGTTGGCGGCATTGTAGACCTTCGCAGTGGCGTCGACAATGGCGATGATGCCAGAGATGATGCCGATGACCTCGGCGCCCGACATGTCTCACGGTTCCTACAACAAATGCAGTTAGACTCTCGGCTCCGTTAGGTAGGATACTCCACTAGACGGGAAGATGCGAATTAGAGCGTTCGAGGAGCTGCTTATAATAACTAGGCGTCGTTGGACGGGTTTGGCGTGCTGTGTTCTGGTCGGGCCGCGGAGTCGATGCTGGCCTCGATTGACGAGATCGGGCTGCGGCATTTTGGGCAGTCGGTAGCGCATAGCTGCCCCGCGTTACGCCGTACGGGCTAATCGAGAAGCGCAGGTGTGAGTCGCTGTTGTGAGGCGGCGCTTGCTTAACAAATAGGAATTCCGAGAGGTTGTTTTCTGGTGTCGAGGAGTCGCCTTTGCGTATTCTTAAACTATAGACGCTCAGCCGCACATTCTGCCGCGAAAGGGAACTTGCTCTGCCTATGCACACAAAACTGGCGTCTGCTCTAGCactcttttaaatatttaggCACGGACCAAATGTACTTCAGGGACATTTAGGTACACTGCAACACCAATAATATGTAACATTGCTAGCTTCTTGCATCGCGCAAATAAGAACCGTAAAAACTAAGTAAATACTATAGGTGGTCTTACGTGATGTTCCACATAGTAACAACGGGCCGCTGCTATAACTAGTTTAGTGGGTAAGCTGGGGCAAAGTGAACGAGCGTGTTGCACCCACACTCCCGTTTTTTGTAAGAGACCTGTGTGATTTAACCTATTATGTTACGACCCTGACACATGTGGGGCGCAGAAGGGCACCCCGGCCAATTAGTGGATAAGCCAATGAAAAGAGGTTTACTATTAATATGCGTGATAAGCGGGCTAACTAAATAAGCGAGCTAACCACTTTCCAACACCCTACCATAACTATCCTTAATTACAATACACTACCCTacgaaataataataactgAATTAGAAACAGATAAATCAAATAATTCTGCAGCCTCCTAGCATATATATACATTATAGCTAGGCTTGTCGTACACACTACAGAACCGAACCTTTATACGGGACCCCCTACACTACTACCGTTTTATCGTGTTTCCTGGATTACCTACTCACCTACGGCCTTCTAGTTAACTAGATTTTATGCCTCTTATATAGTAAGTAATCCTCCACAATATATATGTGTTTTCTTGACTCTCTGTCTCTTAATTAGGCCTTTATTAGCCTTGCATAGCGAAGAgatataacgaacctctatccagaacctctgaaagggatatcggttaaaggcacttctgaataatcttagttcggtatagctaaatagtatacaataatagcttatcttaattataatagtctaatactaacgattataacttatattatatactacggaactatttatttacgctagctagttcctccgtatatatagtcctcgcgtTAAGCTTAGCAccgttctagatcgattaactcgaccctcgatcctatcgatattATTACCTCTAAAGTTAGCTCTtttagatcgatcctcgatcctactaattttattttaattagtccttacttatatattaacgattagtccgtagtACGCTCTTTGCCCTACTAGGTGTTAAGCCGTAATATAACGCTCCTCCTTTTAGGCCGAAGTCTCGTTAGCCTAGCCTACTTTCCTACGTCTACTAACACTTATAAAttccctcctttttcccttatttccctatactctataatatcTAACCGTATAAATAAGGCGCGACCCGGTACTAAACCTCTACACCCGAAGATAGCGGATCGCGACGAgctacttactttaatactacgatttactactattataaagcgtGCCTATTCCTTTTATAAGAAAcgtaatttcttttataaaatcTTTTCCTCCGTTTCCGAACGTTACGCTAcctatatatagtataactagtccctttataacgctcgtagattatccgtttaataactctataaagttattacttaatataattaaatagagacGGAGATAATAAAGGTTAAGTCCTAGCGCGCTACCCTAGATTAGAAAATTAACCGTCTACGCTTATAAaaacgaatatagtttaaataAATAGCTACGGCCGTTTCCCGTAGCCTTAATAGTATAGAAAAGTTAGAGTATATTAAGTAAGAGAAAGCCGCGCTAGCTATATAGTCTGCCTTACCGCCTAGCGATATTCCTCTACCTTCTCCGgcccccgcctccccggaTCCCCGGAGCCGTTTCCCGGCGGAGTCTTCTGCCCCTATCCCGCCTAACTTTTCTTTCTTAGATCCTACTTTAAGCTTTAATTAGCCGCCTAACTTCTTTTTAGATCCGGATatagccggtccttccttcctagccgcgttaaatactattaatagtgCGCCTTCTATTTCCTAAGGTACTTAAGGCGCGTAgtactactt from Podospora pseudopauciseta strain CBS 411.78 chromosome 6, whole genome shotgun sequence includes:
- the NWD3 gene encoding NACHT and WD40-domain containing NOD-like receptor 3 (COG:S; EggNog:ENOG503Q0C3) produces the protein MSGAEVIGIISGIIAIVDATAKVYNAANDALGLPEAFRDIVTRLPLVRKTLQTVSRNLNNTNPDEEYCKAIKPVLERCENRAT